Proteins encoded by one window of Verrucomicrobiota bacterium:
- the tnpA gene encoding IS200/IS605 family transposase has translation MPQSLSAVYIHLVFSTKDHRPQLRDQEFRTNLHAYLGGIAKQLECAPIIVGGVEDHVHLLLRLGRTISQADLVKELKRVSHQWVKDMGGEYKDFAWQKGYGVFSVSQSNLETVTEYIERQEEHHRKLSFQDELRRLLTKHKLEWDEKYLWD, from the coding sequence ATGCCACAATCATTATCGGCCGTTTACATTCATCTGGTGTTTTCCACCAAAGATCACCGGCCACAGTTGCGCGATCAGGAATTCCGAACCAACCTGCATGCATATCTGGGAGGGATTGCGAAACAACTCGAGTGTGCGCCGATTATTGTGGGCGGAGTCGAGGATCATGTGCATTTGCTTTTGCGACTTGGCCGCACGATATCCCAAGCCGACCTGGTCAAGGAACTCAAGCGCGTTTCACATCAATGGGTCAAGGACATGGGCGGGGAGTACAAAGATTTTGCCTGGCAAAAGGGTTATGGGGTGTTTTCCGTCAGCCAGTCCAACCTGGAAACCGTGACCGAATACATTGAGCGTCAGGAGGAGCATCATAGAAAGCTTTCCTTCCAAGACGAATTGCGCCGGTTGTTGACCAAGCACAAACTCGAATGGGATGAAAAATACCTTTGGGATTGA
- a CDS encoding TIR domain-containing protein, protein MATPFQYDVFLSHSSKDKAVVRTLAERLRQDGLKVWFDEWVLKPGDPIQKMIDDGLETSRVLVLCMSANAFGSDWAQLEAGTFRFRDPLNRERRFIPLRLDDAPIKGSLGQFLYLDWRPADREQEHAKLLAACRGETELSSTNRPYAPIQPQLNPAVPTKLVHVEHSGSGDIVMGNKTVGRPRVNFTPGPQHISPETARKLYELVKDIVERLTISGGNVQKAFQRVWGDFNAHFSLTTYKELPREKTDEGIAYLRQWRASKNSRLRNADPEKFRTAQLKGIWPRSKSLGFTDADLYAFASKKLKLPDSITSLNELGNQQLARLNRFLIYEERKLKQRRSKDAPNEIKSDADDTMPNPPPSRPIGEVWSGLRGLLQQAYSTQTIKGIVGQAGLATAKIEYLGTYKTPYLNAVDGLVRTMGDDTREQFVLGCIREILVFERTKAENLSRIGIQFDDQVLQNLRRVLANFGHDIEVFHE, encoded by the coding sequence ATGGCTACACCATTCCAATACGACGTATTCCTGAGCCACAGCTCAAAGGATAAGGCGGTAGTGCGCACGCTGGCGGAGCGGTTGCGGCAGGATGGATTGAAGGTGTGGTTCGATGAATGGGTACTCAAGCCCGGCGACCCGATTCAGAAGATGATTGATGACGGTTTGGAAACTTCGCGCGTGCTGGTGCTCTGCATGTCAGCCAATGCATTCGGGTCGGACTGGGCGCAGTTGGAGGCTGGCACGTTCCGGTTTCGCGACCCACTGAACCGCGAGCGCCGCTTCATTCCCTTGCGGCTCGACGATGCACCCATCAAAGGCTCCCTGGGTCAATTCCTTTACCTCGACTGGCGTCCGGCGGATCGCGAGCAGGAGCATGCGAAGCTCCTCGCCGCTTGTCGCGGAGAGACCGAGCTATCTTCAACCAACAGACCCTACGCGCCAATACAGCCGCAACTCAATCCTGCTGTGCCCACCAAGCTCGTCCACGTCGAGCATTCAGGCTCTGGCGATATCGTGATGGGAAACAAGACTGTGGGACGCCCACGGGTTAATTTCACGCCGGGACCGCAACATATCTCGCCCGAGACAGCACGGAAGCTATACGAACTTGTTAAGGACATTGTCGAGCGGCTCACGATTTCTGGAGGAAATGTTCAGAAGGCATTCCAACGGGTTTGGGGTGACTTCAATGCTCATTTCTCTCTGACAACATATAAGGAACTTCCGCGTGAAAAGACGGACGAAGGCATTGCCTATCTCCGTCAGTGGCGTGCTAGCAAGAACTCAAGACTGCGGAATGCCGACCCCGAGAAATTTCGAACTGCGCAACTGAAAGGAATCTGGCCGAGGTCAAAATCACTCGGCTTCACGGATGCCGACCTTTACGCCTTCGCTTCAAAAAAGTTAAAATTACCGGATTCGATCACCTCGTTGAACGAGTTGGGCAATCAGCAGCTTGCACGGTTGAACAGGTTCTTGATCTACGAAGAGCGGAAGTTAAAGCAGCGGCGCAGCAAGGATGCACCTAATGAAATCAAATCTGACGCTGATGACACAATGCCGAATCCACCACCTTCCCGCCCTATTGGTGAGGTCTGGAGTGGGTTACGAGGATTACTCCAGCAAGCGTACTCTACACAGACCATCAAAGGAATTGTGGGACAGGCTGGTCTTGCCACGGCAAAGATTGAATACCTAGGAACGTACAAAACCCCATATTTGAATGCGGTCGATGGGTTGGTCAGGACTATGGGCGATGATACGAGAGAGCAATTTGTTCTTGGCTGCATCCGGGAGATTCTTGTGTTTGAGCGTACAAAAGCCGAGAACTTGTCAAGAATCGGGATTCAATTCGACGATCAGGTCTTGCAGAACCTTCGGAGAGTGCTTGCCAATTTTGGCCACGATATTGAAGTTTTCCATGAGTAG